A single genomic interval of Aureliella helgolandensis harbors:
- a CDS encoding carbon storage regulator: MLVLTRKPNQSIKIGDNITINVVRVRGNTIQLGIEAPQDVSILRSELLLKTVLKPNSAAAPSDHATRSDGTRSPQDSTGSSSSDSEEKTPANLSLACSAEPIVLQLLAAS, translated from the coding sequence ATGCTCGTGCTCACTCGCAAACCTAATCAAAGCATCAAGATCGGTGATAACATTACCATCAACGTTGTACGAGTCAGGGGCAATACCATTCAGCTGGGTATTGAGGCGCCTCAAGATGTATCGATTCTCAGAAGCGAACTATTGCTGAAGACCGTGCTCAAGCCGAATTCCGCGGCAGCCCCCTCGGACCACGCGACGCGGTCGGACGGAACACGCTCCCCCCAAGATTCGACAGGCAGCAGCTCGAGCGATAGCGAAGAGAAGACGCCTGCGAACCTCTCGCTGGCTTGTTCTGCAGAGCCGATCGTCTTACAGTTGTTAGCTGCTAGCTAG